From a region of the Mycolicibacterium sp. MU0050 genome:
- a CDS encoding nitroreductase family protein — MATTFPDAADVEHVLDLAARAPSAGNAQPWRWLVDTRGVHLFADWSRSLGDSDADRRDVVLSCGAVLHHCAVAFGAAGWSSRIHRLPEPDVLASLELAARPAGAASRELAAAIARRRADRRPYRGALPAGTIEQLVIRAARFDVQLSVVPASRWARLGDAEFALRYAGAAPQHDGDQAAMLVLATAADTEGMRLRAGEALSDLTLAAAALGLATCPLTQPLRDQRNRLALTCEVFDGDAYPQALLRLGQQPVTDALPPLQRRSVAETTTFALG, encoded by the coding sequence GTGGCCACCACCTTCCCCGACGCCGCCGACGTCGAGCACGTCCTGGACCTCGCCGCGCGCGCCCCGTCGGCGGGCAACGCGCAGCCGTGGCGATGGCTGGTCGACACCCGCGGCGTGCACCTGTTCGCCGACTGGAGCCGCAGTCTCGGTGATTCCGACGCCGACCGTCGCGACGTGGTCCTGAGCTGCGGCGCGGTATTGCACCATTGCGCCGTCGCCTTCGGCGCCGCCGGCTGGTCGAGCCGGATCCATCGCCTTCCCGAGCCCGACGTGCTGGCGTCCCTCGAGCTCGCGGCGCGCCCCGCCGGTGCGGCCAGCCGCGAACTCGCCGCGGCCATCGCGCGCCGTCGGGCCGATCGGCGGCCCTACCGCGGCGCACTGCCCGCCGGCACGATCGAACAACTCGTCATCCGCGCGGCCCGCTTCGATGTCCAGCTGTCCGTGGTTCCCGCCAGTCGGTGGGCCAGGCTCGGCGATGCCGAGTTCGCGCTGCGCTACGCCGGCGCCGCGCCGCAGCACGACGGCGACCAGGCCGCGATGTTGGTGCTGGCCACCGCCGCCGACACCGAGGGAATGCGGCTCCGGGCCGGCGAGGCGCTCAGCGACCTGACGCTCGCGGCCGCTGCCCTCGGGCTTGCCACCTGCCCGTTGACGCAGCCGCTCCGCGACCAGCGCAACCGCCTGGCGCTCACCTGTGAGGTCTTCGACGGCGACGCCTATCCGCAGGCGTTGTTGCGGCTCGGGCAACAGCCGGTCACCGACGCGCTGCCGCCGCTGCAACGCCGGTCGGTGGCCGAGACGACCACCTTCGCGCTCGGGTAG
- a CDS encoding alpha/beta hydrolase: protein MLSRLFTSARQKRSGSHTVAGLAVLALGIAMTACTSDTSAVSSSPGLQRFHSQQITWEACESYANTSIESAVFAQAPTMECGRVEVPLDYRDPDGKTARLAVARVPARGEPIGSLLINPGGPGGSGLFATAATAMALQDARLTETFDLVGFDPRGVGSSEPAIDCFTDAVADSGDIVLSTQGTAVQWTEEETKDILDQCAERSGGVDVLTSVGTRDAARDIDVLRAVLGDDQLTFLGQSYGTRLGAVYAEQFPQHVRAMLLDGAIDPTQGTVERRVGAYAGFQRSFEQMAAFCASQADCPLGEDPTTATEVFHQIVRPLHETPVPALNSELGFDEAIGGVVAGLYTEAAWPRIITGITQLQQARGDELLQLNYDFSLRDGEGRWPNFAEALYAINCMDEQRLSLEEGNRLRASIFEAAPFMDPGVALTGARDGCEHWPTEPTLGFPYATDIEGLPPTLVVSITGDPTTPHAGGIRLAEQLGGALLTVDGEGHTIVMAGTNQCVNEIAADYLIDLELPPEGVSCEL from the coding sequence ATGCTGTCACGCCTTTTCACGTCCGCGCGGCAGAAGCGCAGCGGCTCACACACAGTCGCGGGCCTCGCGGTGCTCGCCTTGGGCATCGCCATGACGGCCTGCACTTCAGACACCTCAGCGGTGTCGTCTTCTCCCGGCCTGCAACGGTTCCACTCCCAACAAATCACCTGGGAGGCTTGCGAGAGCTACGCCAACACCTCGATCGAGAGCGCCGTATTCGCGCAGGCGCCCACCATGGAGTGTGGACGCGTGGAGGTGCCGCTGGATTACCGGGATCCGGACGGCAAGACCGCGCGCCTGGCCGTCGCCCGGGTTCCCGCCCGGGGCGAACCCATCGGCTCGTTGTTGATCAACCCCGGCGGGCCCGGCGGTTCCGGGCTGTTCGCCACCGCGGCGACGGCGATGGCGCTCCAAGACGCCCGGTTGACCGAGACCTTTGACCTGGTCGGTTTCGACCCGCGCGGGGTGGGCAGCTCGGAGCCTGCCATCGACTGTTTCACCGATGCCGTGGCCGATAGCGGCGACATCGTCTTGAGCACGCAGGGCACCGCCGTGCAGTGGACGGAGGAGGAGACGAAGGACATCCTCGACCAGTGTGCCGAGCGCTCGGGCGGCGTCGACGTGCTGACCAGTGTCGGCACCCGCGACGCGGCGCGTGACATCGACGTGCTGCGGGCCGTCCTCGGCGATGACCAGCTCACGTTCCTCGGCCAGAGCTACGGAACGCGGCTGGGCGCCGTCTACGCCGAACAGTTCCCGCAGCACGTGCGCGCGATGCTGCTCGACGGCGCCATCGATCCGACCCAGGGCACCGTCGAGCGCCGGGTCGGTGCCTACGCCGGGTTCCAGCGGTCCTTCGAGCAGATGGCCGCCTTCTGTGCCTCGCAGGCCGACTGCCCGCTGGGCGAGGACCCGACCACGGCCACCGAGGTGTTCCACCAGATCGTGCGCCCGCTCCACGAAACGCCGGTGCCGGCGCTGAATTCCGAGCTGGGCTTCGACGAAGCGATCGGCGGCGTTGTCGCCGGTCTCTACACCGAGGCGGCGTGGCCCCGAATCATCACCGGCATAACGCAATTACAGCAGGCCCGCGGCGACGAACTGCTCCAGCTCAACTATGACTTCTCGCTCCGCGACGGCGAGGGCCGCTGGCCGAATTTCGCCGAGGCGCTTTACGCGATCAACTGCATGGACGAGCAACGGCTCAGCCTGGAAGAAGGTAACAGGTTGCGCGCCAGCATATTCGAGGCTGCACCGTTCATGGACCCCGGAGTCGCACTGACCGGCGCCCGCGACGGGTGCGAGCACTGGCCGACCGAGCCGACGCTGGGGTTCCCGTACGCAACCGATATCGAGGGACTGCCGCCCACGCTGGTGGTGTCGATCACCGGCGATCCCACCACACCGCATGCCGGCGGCATCCGGCTGGCGGAGCAGCTCGGCGGTGCCTTGCTCACCGTGGATGGGGAAGGGCACACCATCGTCATGGCCGGAACCAACCAGTGCGTCAACGAGATTGCCGCCGACTACCTGATCGACCTGGAGTTGCCACCGGAAGGTGTCTCCTGCGAGTTGTGA
- a CDS encoding SDR family NAD(P)-dependent oxidoreductase has protein sequence MPFLAGKTALVTGATSGIGLAGARALAQDGAYVFLVGRSEDALEEAVAGIGAEQAGYIRADVTQQSDLDRVTSIIEATGRGLDIVFANAGIAEVAPLGEITREHFTTTFNTNVGGIIFTVQAALPLLNEGASVILCGSSGDVKANPGTSVYAASKTAIRSLARSWAAELVDRKIRVNVVAPGLTETPGLKRLFAGADDGLAALTAAMPMKRLARPEEVGSVVAFLASDGSTFITGSELYVDGGGSQF, from the coding sequence ATGCCGTTTCTGGCAGGTAAGACTGCACTCGTCACCGGCGCAACTTCCGGAATCGGTCTGGCCGGGGCACGCGCGCTCGCACAGGACGGCGCCTACGTTTTCCTGGTGGGGCGCAGCGAAGATGCCCTCGAAGAGGCTGTCGCCGGCATCGGCGCCGAACAGGCGGGCTACATTCGCGCCGACGTGACACAGCAGTCCGATCTCGACCGCGTGACGTCCATCATCGAGGCCACGGGACGGGGGCTCGACATCGTGTTCGCCAACGCGGGTATCGCCGAGGTCGCGCCGCTGGGGGAGATCACCCGGGAGCACTTCACCACCACGTTCAACACCAACGTCGGCGGCATCATCTTCACCGTGCAGGCTGCCCTTCCGCTGTTGAACGAGGGCGCGTCGGTCATCCTGTGCGGCTCCAGCGGTGACGTGAAGGCGAATCCCGGCACGAGCGTCTACGCCGCTTCCAAGACCGCCATCCGGTCCCTGGCCCGCAGCTGGGCCGCGGAACTGGTCGACCGAAAGATCCGCGTCAATGTCGTCGCTCCCGGACTCACGGAGACACCGGGATTGAAGCGACTCTTCGCCGGCGCCGACGACGGCCTCGCAGCGTTGACCGCCGCGATGCCGATGAAGCGCCTCGCCCGGCCCGAGGAGGTCGGTAGCGTGGTCGCGTTCTTGGCCTCCGACGGCAGCACCTTCATAACCGGCTCAGAACTCTACGTCGACGGCGGCGGCAGCCAGTTCTGA
- a CDS encoding TetR/AcrR family transcriptional regulator: MSANPPDPARRNEQSRQAILDASIALISELGYDNVSIEAIARRAGCGKQTIYRWWPSKGAVVLEAATRSLNPVVVFPDTGDIVADLRTQLLGILELVTTTGFGAAYRGVIAAGQSDPDLLDAVYEQVIEPNIKGFSARAALAQERGEIRTDADVSTLRDVLYGVIEYRMFHAMPLEPEHMDALLKLTFEGVR, encoded by the coding sequence ATGTCCGCGAACCCACCCGATCCCGCCCGCCGCAACGAGCAGTCGCGGCAAGCCATCCTGGACGCGTCCATCGCCCTGATCAGCGAGCTCGGCTACGACAACGTCTCGATCGAGGCGATCGCCAGGCGGGCGGGCTGCGGCAAGCAGACCATCTACCGATGGTGGCCGTCGAAGGGTGCGGTGGTACTCGAAGCTGCCACCCGGTCCCTGAATCCCGTCGTCGTGTTCCCCGACACCGGTGACATCGTCGCTGATCTGCGGACCCAGTTGCTCGGCATCTTGGAGTTGGTCACCACCACGGGATTCGGAGCCGCATATCGGGGTGTGATCGCCGCCGGCCAATCTGACCCCGACCTGTTGGACGCCGTTTACGAGCAGGTGATCGAACCCAACATCAAGGGGTTCAGCGCGCGGGCTGCCTTGGCTCAGGAACGCGGCGAAATCCGCACCGACGCCGACGTGTCGACGCTGCGAGATGTGCTCTACGGGGTCATCGAGTACCGGATGTTTCACGCGATGCCGCTCGAACCCGAACACATGGATGCGCTTCTGAAACTCACGTTCGAGGGCGTCCGATGA
- a CDS encoding thiamine pyrophosphate-dependent enzyme, which translates to MSIDENSRELDWHKAADPGELDEGQVAACPVGLKTVALTKLDGRYGAIDNRCPHQGGPLGQGTLENAKIRCPWHGFDFDPFTGHAAGGPDFDVATYPVQVRDDGIYVGIPHPAPVHRTVSDVLVETMTNWGVDTVFGMVGHSNLGLAEAMHRAESDGKLRYFGIRHEGAAAFAAAAYGKLTGRPAACFGIAGPGSTNLLTGLYDAKADRAPVLALSGNVDSAVAGKGAFQDIDLLAAFADVAVYSEMVRAGSDHAELMTLALKHAILERGVAHMVVPDEVQIIEDPKQRSSGPEGRMPDLRVAPPAAALQQALDRIAAATRPVIIVGAGAKFDMAAIVAFAESLQAPVLTTFKAKGQLSDEHPLACGALGRSGTPVASWMMNKADLLVVFGASFSNHTGISPYKPIVQVDTDPLALGRFNPVAVPVLGDVGVTASALLQRLRTHPALVDQRAEVADRWSVWRTEKARRAAKHPDGRVAAATAFAELSRLVPANAVLTVDVGNHAYSFGRYFETKDQQSVLMSGYLGSIGFGFPAAMGAWAAAPDRPIIAVTGDGGFGQYLADFTTAVKYDMNITHILLNNGELGKISQEQRSSEYEVWQTSLHNPDFAAYARDCGAYGIQVSSPAELRSAITAALTHAGPALVEVLTDPRSN; encoded by the coding sequence GTGAGCATTGACGAGAACAGCCGAGAACTCGACTGGCACAAAGCTGCCGACCCGGGTGAACTTGACGAGGGCCAGGTGGCAGCGTGCCCAGTCGGGCTCAAGACAGTGGCGTTGACCAAGCTGGACGGCCGCTACGGCGCCATCGACAATCGCTGCCCACACCAAGGCGGCCCGTTGGGCCAGGGGACCCTCGAGAATGCCAAGATTCGTTGTCCGTGGCATGGTTTCGACTTCGACCCGTTCACCGGCCACGCCGCGGGTGGACCAGACTTCGACGTCGCGACCTACCCGGTGCAGGTGCGTGACGACGGAATCTACGTCGGCATCCCGCACCCTGCGCCAGTGCACCGCACCGTCAGTGACGTCTTGGTCGAGACGATGACCAATTGGGGTGTCGACACCGTTTTCGGGATGGTCGGTCACTCCAACCTCGGTCTCGCGGAGGCCATGCACCGAGCCGAAAGCGACGGAAAGTTACGGTATTTCGGTATCCGCCATGAAGGGGCCGCGGCGTTTGCGGCCGCCGCTTACGGGAAACTCACCGGCCGCCCCGCGGCGTGCTTCGGAATCGCGGGACCGGGTTCGACGAATCTGCTGACCGGCCTGTATGACGCCAAGGCCGACCGCGCCCCGGTGCTGGCACTGTCCGGCAACGTCGATTCCGCGGTGGCCGGCAAAGGGGCGTTTCAAGATATCGATCTGTTGGCGGCCTTTGCCGATGTCGCGGTGTACTCGGAGATGGTGCGCGCCGGCTCGGACCATGCCGAGTTGATGACCCTGGCGCTCAAACACGCCATCCTCGAGCGCGGGGTCGCCCACATGGTGGTGCCCGACGAAGTGCAGATCATCGAGGACCCGAAGCAACGATCCTCCGGGCCCGAGGGGCGGATGCCCGACCTTCGCGTCGCGCCGCCTGCGGCTGCGCTGCAGCAGGCACTCGACCGCATCGCCGCGGCGACTCGCCCGGTGATCATCGTCGGAGCCGGCGCAAAATTCGACATGGCGGCCATCGTTGCATTCGCCGAGAGCCTGCAGGCCCCCGTGCTGACCACCTTCAAAGCCAAAGGCCAACTCTCCGATGAGCATCCGCTGGCATGCGGTGCACTGGGCCGGTCGGGCACTCCGGTCGCGTCCTGGATGATGAACAAGGCCGACCTGCTGGTGGTGTTCGGCGCGTCATTCTCGAACCACACCGGCATATCGCCGTACAAGCCCATCGTCCAGGTCGATACAGACCCGCTGGCGCTGGGCCGATTCAACCCGGTGGCGGTACCCGTGCTCGGTGACGTGGGGGTGACGGCCTCAGCCCTGCTACAACGTCTGCGCACGCATCCGGCGCTGGTCGATCAGCGCGCGGAGGTCGCCGATCGCTGGTCGGTGTGGCGCACCGAGAAGGCCCGTCGCGCCGCCAAGCACCCCGACGGTCGGGTCGCTGCGGCGACCGCCTTCGCTGAACTGAGCCGCCTCGTTCCGGCCAACGCCGTACTCACCGTGGACGTGGGTAACCACGCCTACTCGTTCGGACGCTACTTCGAGACCAAAGACCAACAATCGGTTTTGATGTCGGGCTACCTCGGCTCGATCGGCTTCGGGTTTCCCGCTGCGATGGGGGCGTGGGCTGCGGCACCCGACCGGCCGATCATCGCCGTCACCGGCGACGGCGGCTTCGGCCAGTACCTCGCCGACTTCACCACAGCGGTCAAGTACGACATGAACATCACCCACATCCTGCTCAACAACGGTGAACTCGGCAAAATCAGTCAGGAGCAGCGCAGTTCCGAGTACGAGGTGTGGCAGACATCGCTGCACAATCCGGACTTCGCCGCGTACGCGCGGGATTGCGGCGCGTACGGGATTCAGGTCAGCAGTCCCGCTGAGCTGCGTTCTGCCATCACAGCGGCGCTCACGCATGCGGGGCCGGCGCTGGTCGAGGTCCTCACCGATCCGCGGTCGAACTGA
- a CDS encoding glutamate synthase-related protein, producing MTVAPESRTGMRVAALSDLPDNAPFAVAAAGVDLVLVRRGADVSALHGRCAHRGVLLADGHVDGNLMVCGVHGWRYDVDTGVSPVNPSVALATFPVWVRNGEVYVDESAIAEFARANPQSHGDDGYQGKWVKPADSVEEPFNTQIHELATHGLSRVGHHGPAAAMGVSRAELPSWDSIQLVTAQLHRLPLLDEEPVCTKTVIGPQATRPLALDIPIFVSDMSFGALSEEAKTALAVGAELAGTGICSGEGGMLPEEQQANSRYFYELASGRFGWSFEHLSKVQAFHFKGGQGAKTGTGGHLPGTKVVGKIAEVRGLAPGTAAISPARFPDWTSLAEYRDFAAQVRDVSGGIPVGYKLSAQSIERDLDAALEIGVDYIILDGRGGGTGSAPTIFRDNISVPTIPALARARRHLDRSQSRITLAITGGLRTPADMVKALALGADAIGIANSAIQAIGCVGMRACHTNTCPVGIATQDPRLRARLPVRSAAERLDRYLRSTVDLMAVLARACGHRRLADFTLDDLTTFDRDFAYLSGVPYAGVTPL from the coding sequence ATGACAGTGGCGCCAGAATCGCGAACCGGCATGCGGGTGGCGGCCCTGTCCGACCTGCCGGACAACGCTCCGTTCGCGGTGGCCGCCGCGGGGGTGGACCTTGTGCTCGTCCGGCGTGGTGCGGACGTCTCGGCGTTGCATGGCCGATGCGCGCATCGCGGTGTGCTGCTCGCGGATGGACATGTCGACGGCAACCTCATGGTGTGCGGCGTGCACGGCTGGCGGTACGACGTCGACACCGGGGTCTCACCGGTCAACCCGTCGGTGGCGTTGGCGACGTTTCCGGTCTGGGTCCGGAACGGGGAGGTGTACGTCGATGAATCCGCAATCGCCGAATTCGCGCGCGCCAATCCGCAATCTCACGGCGACGACGGCTATCAAGGCAAATGGGTCAAGCCGGCCGACTCGGTGGAAGAACCGTTCAACACCCAGATCCATGAGCTCGCCACGCACGGACTGAGCCGGGTCGGGCATCACGGACCCGCTGCGGCGATGGGCGTTTCGCGCGCCGAGCTGCCTTCGTGGGATTCGATTCAGCTGGTCACCGCGCAACTGCACCGGCTGCCGCTGCTCGATGAAGAGCCGGTGTGCACGAAGACGGTCATCGGTCCGCAAGCGACACGCCCTCTGGCGCTGGATATTCCGATCTTTGTCAGCGACATGAGCTTCGGGGCGCTGTCCGAGGAGGCCAAGACGGCCCTTGCGGTCGGTGCGGAACTCGCCGGGACCGGAATCTGCTCCGGCGAGGGCGGCATGCTTCCCGAAGAGCAACAGGCGAATTCGAGATACTTCTACGAACTGGCCTCTGGCCGCTTCGGATGGAGCTTTGAACACCTGAGCAAAGTGCAGGCGTTCCATTTCAAGGGCGGTCAGGGCGCCAAGACGGGTACCGGTGGACATCTGCCGGGGACCAAGGTGGTGGGAAAGATCGCCGAGGTGCGGGGGTTGGCTCCGGGCACCGCGGCGATCTCTCCGGCGCGATTCCCGGACTGGACCTCGCTGGCGGAGTACAGAGACTTCGCCGCGCAGGTCCGCGACGTCTCGGGGGGAATCCCGGTCGGCTACAAGCTCAGTGCCCAAAGCATCGAGCGCGACCTCGACGCCGCACTCGAGATCGGAGTCGACTACATCATCCTCGACGGCCGTGGCGGCGGAACCGGCTCCGCGCCCACGATATTCCGTGACAATATCTCGGTGCCCACGATTCCGGCGCTGGCCCGGGCCCGCCGGCACCTGGACCGCAGTCAAAGCCGGATCACGCTGGCCATCACCGGCGGCCTCCGCACCCCCGCGGACATGGTCAAAGCCCTGGCGCTGGGGGCCGACGCGATCGGCATCGCCAACAGTGCGATTCAGGCCATCGGCTGCGTCGGTATGCGCGCCTGTCACACCAATACCTGTCCGGTCGGCATCGCGACGCAGGATCCGCGCCTGCGCGCTCGGCTGCCGGTGCGGTCGGCCGCCGAACGGTTGGACCGGTACCTGCGATCGACGGTGGATCTGATGGCGGTGCTCGCCCGGGCCTGCGGGCACCGGCGCCTCGCCGATTTCACCCTGGACGACCTAACGACCTTCGACCGTGACTTCGCCTACCTCAGCGGGGTCCCCTACGCAGGAGTGACACCGCTGTGA
- a CDS encoding alpha/beta hydrolase: MSIVHHRTVTVDGYEIFYREAGPADAPAIVLLHGYPTSSFMFRELIPLLAGDYHVIAPDHLGFGRSDAPRVGEFDYSFEALARLTSGLLDHLGLQRYALYVHDYGAPIGWRLALDHPERITAVVTQNGNGYEDGFVESFWEGIWAYGANPGPETEPAVRAALSLDAIRWQYVHGVSDPSTVNPDTWEHDFARVSREGNDEVQLALFRDYRNNRALYPLLHEFLRTHEVSVLAVWGRNDEIFAPAGAQAFARDSSDAEVHLIDGGHFLLESHLDVVAGHVRGFLSRVLG; the protein is encoded by the coding sequence ATGAGCATCGTTCATCATCGGACCGTCACTGTCGACGGCTACGAGATCTTCTATCGCGAAGCCGGGCCGGCGGATGCGCCCGCGATCGTCCTGCTGCACGGCTACCCGACCAGCTCGTTCATGTTCCGTGAACTCATCCCGTTGCTGGCCGGCGACTACCACGTAATCGCACCCGACCACCTCGGGTTCGGCCGCTCCGATGCGCCAAGGGTGGGAGAGTTCGATTACTCCTTCGAGGCCCTTGCCCGGCTCACGTCCGGACTGCTCGACCACCTTGGCCTGCAGCGCTATGCCCTGTATGTCCACGACTACGGCGCGCCCATAGGGTGGCGGCTCGCGCTCGACCATCCCGAACGGATCACCGCCGTTGTCACACAGAACGGCAACGGCTACGAGGACGGTTTCGTCGAATCATTCTGGGAAGGCATCTGGGCATATGGCGCGAATCCCGGCCCTGAGACCGAACCCGCCGTCCGGGCCGCGCTGAGCCTCGACGCCATCCGCTGGCAGTACGTGCACGGCGTATCCGACCCGAGCACAGTCAACCCGGACACCTGGGAGCACGACTTCGCTCGAGTCTCCCGAGAGGGCAATGACGAAGTGCAGTTGGCCTTGTTCCGGGACTACCGCAACAACCGGGCGCTCTACCCGCTGCTGCATGAATTCCTGCGCACCCATGAGGTTTCGGTACTCGCGGTGTGGGGCCGCAACGACGAAATCTTCGCCCCAGCGGGAGCGCAAGCCTTTGCCCGCGACTCCTCAGACGCGGAGGTGCACCTGATCGACGGCGGGCACTTCCTGCTGGAGAGTCACCTCGACGTCGTTGCCGGCCATGTTCGGGGTTTCCTCAGCCGAGTGCTCGGCTGA
- a CDS encoding cutinase family protein, whose product MLLQACAVGAAGAATLLGAGAGPAAAAPTGIANTGCADVEVVFARGTFEGPGIGKVGAPFVDALRDRLPSRSIGVYAVNYPASTDFARAADGVADVSNHLSDLAARCPATDIVLGGYSQGAAVSAYATSDAVPAGYALPTGLSGPLPPTVANNVAAVALFGKPSSGVVNLLHQGAPPLVIGSAFAGKTIDLCAPADPVCQFGSLDRRAHSAYVHNGMAEQAAEFAARRITGG is encoded by the coding sequence ATGCTGTTGCAGGCGTGCGCGGTTGGCGCCGCCGGTGCCGCAACGCTGCTGGGCGCGGGCGCCGGTCCCGCCGCGGCCGCCCCGACCGGCATCGCCAACACCGGCTGCGCCGATGTCGAAGTGGTTTTTGCCCGCGGCACGTTCGAGGGGCCCGGCATCGGCAAGGTGGGCGCCCCGTTCGTCGACGCCCTCCGTGACCGGCTGCCCAGCCGAAGCATCGGGGTCTATGCGGTCAACTACCCCGCCTCGACCGACTTCGCCCGCGCCGCCGACGGTGTCGCCGATGTCAGCAACCACCTCAGCGACCTGGCCGCCCGTTGCCCTGCCACCGACATCGTGCTCGGCGGATACTCGCAGGGCGCCGCCGTCAGCGCCTATGCCACCAGTGACGCCGTGCCCGCCGGCTACGCGCTGCCCACCGGCCTGTCCGGGCCACTGCCCCCGACGGTGGCCAACAACGTTGCCGCCGTGGCATTGTTCGGCAAGCCGTCGTCCGGCGTCGTCAACCTCCTGCACCAAGGCGCGCCTCCGCTGGTGATCGGCTCGGCGTTCGCGGGCAAGACCATCGATCTGTGCGCTCCCGCCGATCCGGTCTGCCAGTTCGGCAGCCTCGACCGCCGAGCGCACAGCGCCTACGTCCATAACGGCATGGCCGAGCAGGCCGCCGAGTTCGCTGCCCGACGGATCACCGGCGGCTGA
- a CDS encoding oxygenase MpaB family protein, which yields MTQDASEICPVAEAETSPVAAGCPVTNGGYDAPPVPLGPDSLTWKYFGQWTGLFQGTWAGSMQNMHPQLGAAVQEHSIFFLERIPRLLRSIYPIGGVVFDGDRAPQTGAQVRDYHIGIKGVDEKGRRYSALNPDVFYWAHATFFKSVLLAAEKFGGGISETDKRQLFDEHVTWYRMYGMSMRPVPKSWEEFQEYWDHMCNNVLENNWAAREVMDLSTMPKHPSLRWIPDPLWALNLKVMQRFLTFMTVALYDPPVRELMGYTWSPRQQWVHDRLCDVITLVSKYGPKRRLMHPRKRSAMDRSQGRLPADAPLVETPARNLPPEEYRGQPQFYCPVV from the coding sequence GTGACCCAAGATGCTTCCGAGATCTGCCCGGTTGCAGAGGCTGAGACCTCCCCGGTGGCAGCGGGCTGTCCCGTCACCAACGGCGGCTACGACGCCCCGCCGGTGCCGCTGGGCCCCGACTCGCTGACCTGGAAATACTTCGGCCAGTGGACCGGGCTGTTCCAGGGCACCTGGGCGGGCTCGATGCAGAACATGCATCCGCAACTGGGCGCGGCGGTGCAAGAGCACTCGATCTTCTTTCTGGAGCGCATTCCCCGGCTGCTGCGGTCCATCTATCCGATCGGCGGTGTGGTTTTCGACGGCGACCGCGCCCCGCAGACCGGTGCCCAGGTCCGGGACTATCACATCGGTATCAAGGGCGTCGACGAGAAAGGCCGTCGATACAGCGCGCTGAACCCGGATGTCTTCTACTGGGCGCACGCCACGTTCTTCAAATCGGTCCTGCTGGCGGCCGAGAAGTTCGGCGGCGGGATCAGTGAGACCGACAAGCGGCAGCTGTTCGACGAGCACGTCACCTGGTACCGGATGTACGGGATGAGCATGCGGCCGGTGCCGAAGTCCTGGGAGGAATTCCAGGAGTACTGGGACCACATGTGCAACAACGTGCTGGAGAACAACTGGGCTGCCCGCGAAGTGATGGATCTGTCCACCATGCCCAAGCACCCGTCGCTGCGGTGGATTCCGGATCCGTTGTGGGCGCTGAACCTGAAGGTCATGCAGCGCTTCCTGACGTTCATGACCGTTGCGCTCTACGACCCGCCGGTGCGGGAGCTGATGGGTTACACGTGGTCGCCCCGGCAACAGTGGGTGCACGACCGGCTGTGCGACGTGATCACGCTCGTTTCGAAGTACGGTCCCAAGCGCCGGCTCATGCATCCGCGGAAACGCTCGGCGATGGATCGGAGCCAGGGACGGCTGCCCGCGGACGCGCCGCTGGTGGAGACACCGGCACGGAACTTGCCGCCCGAGGAGTACCGCGGCCAACCCCAGTTCTACTGCCCGGTGGTCTGA